The following coding sequences are from one Desulfosporosinus orientis DSM 765 window:
- a CDS encoding YojF family protein: MKSIDKSIVQGALNSFLNCDVYLHLETTNGAYAVHRQESNMTVGAYIRNGRICFERGVISGDGPYRVGLKMEIGWVYAEGLTDFEINQDDRLLLAGHDQDGRLAVALELSLSPFEL, from the coding sequence ATGAAGTCAATTGATAAGTCCATTGTTCAAGGAGCGCTGAACAGTTTTCTAAACTGTGACGTCTATCTCCACCTGGAAACAACCAACGGAGCCTATGCAGTCCACCGGCAAGAGAGCAATATGACTGTAGGAGCTTACATACGCAACGGCCGAATCTGCTTTGAACGTGGTGTCATTAGCGGTGACGGCCCATACCGAGTAGGGCTTAAGATGGAAATTGGCTGGGTTTACGCTGAAGGTCTGACGGACTTTGAGATAAACCAGGATGACCGGCTTTTGCTGGCCGGTCATGATCAGGATGGACGACTGGCTGTAGCTTTGGAACTCAGTCTGTCCCCTTTCGAGCTATAG
- the bshB2 gene encoding bacillithiol biosynthesis deacetylase BshB2, with protein sequence MEEHVLAVFPHPDDETFGCGGTLALYAKSGIPVTYVCGTLGQMGRNMGSPFFANRETLPKIREAELEEACRALGIQQLIKLGLRDKTIEFEDPEVLIERLTQILRQVRPSLVLTHYPEFSVHPDHNALGHVTIQAVSRLSEQERPRVYAHAFARNCRDVLGPPDIIKDISSVSDVKLAAILAHKSQSQVILPRTANGQFMKQSSKNSYRHMLEQESFWTYHFA encoded by the coding sequence TTGGAAGAACACGTTCTGGCTGTGTTCCCCCATCCGGACGATGAAACCTTTGGTTGTGGAGGAACCTTAGCTTTATACGCTAAATCCGGTATTCCTGTTACTTATGTCTGCGGAACTTTGGGCCAAATGGGACGTAACATGGGGAGCCCATTCTTTGCCAATCGAGAAACCCTGCCGAAAATCCGTGAAGCAGAGCTGGAAGAAGCATGCCGTGCCCTCGGCATTCAACAGCTGATTAAACTTGGCTTAAGGGATAAAACCATTGAGTTTGAAGATCCTGAAGTATTAATCGAAAGGCTTACTCAAATTCTCCGCCAAGTGCGGCCAAGCTTAGTCCTTACCCATTATCCTGAGTTTTCAGTACATCCGGATCATAATGCTCTTGGTCATGTTACCATCCAGGCGGTTTCTCGCCTTTCTGAACAGGAACGCCCTAGAGTATACGCCCATGCATTTGCCCGGAACTGCCGGGATGTCCTGGGCCCGCCGGATATCATCAAGGATATTTCAAGCGTGTCCGATGTTAAGCTGGCCGCTATCTTGGCTCACAAATCCCAATCTCAAGTCATCCTGCCCCGTACTGCCAATGGGCAGTTTATGAAACAATCCTCTAAAAACTCATACCGTCATATGCTTGAGCAGGAATCTTTCTGGACTTATCATTTTGCTTAA
- a CDS encoding formate/nitrite transporter family protein has product MEMNHYLPPSEITHVSIQSGIKKVGMKYSNQFILGILAGAFIAFAAEGSNMAAFNLFAKPETYGLGKVLSGAIFGTGLMLVLLAGGELFTGNTMILGGVLDGKVKWSQMLKNWFIVYSGNFLGSVFLAYMMVHSGLYNSGANVLGGMTIKIAAYKVGLPFTSAFYLGIMCNMLVCLAVWMSYGAKDMTSKIMAIFFPIWLFVTSGFEHSVANMYYIPAGILAKANPNWVAESHLSAQALANLNWGSFITNNLIPVTLGNIVGGALFVAGIYWFVYIKNDLKQEHFPLSSSSKNAAK; this is encoded by the coding sequence ATGGAAATGAATCATTATTTGCCTCCTTCAGAAATTACTCATGTGTCTATTCAGTCAGGGATCAAAAAAGTTGGCATGAAATATTCAAATCAGTTTATTTTGGGGATTTTAGCCGGCGCTTTTATTGCTTTTGCGGCAGAGGGATCCAATATGGCTGCCTTTAACTTGTTTGCTAAGCCTGAAACCTATGGTCTTGGAAAAGTTCTCTCAGGTGCTATCTTTGGAACAGGTCTGATGTTGGTTTTGTTGGCAGGAGGAGAATTATTTACAGGGAATACCATGATTTTGGGCGGAGTTTTAGATGGAAAAGTTAAGTGGAGTCAAATGTTAAAAAACTGGTTTATTGTTTATTCTGGTAATTTCCTGGGTTCTGTTTTCCTGGCCTATATGATGGTCCATTCGGGCTTATATAATAGCGGTGCCAATGTGTTAGGCGGAATGACCATTAAGATCGCAGCCTATAAAGTAGGCCTTCCCTTTACGTCGGCTTTTTATTTAGGAATTATGTGTAACATGTTGGTCTGTTTGGCAGTTTGGATGTCTTATGGAGCTAAAGACATGACAAGCAAAATAATGGCCATTTTTTTCCCGATTTGGCTGTTTGTAACCTCTGGCTTTGAGCATAGTGTTGCCAACATGTATTATATTCCGGCAGGAATACTAGCCAAAGCAAATCCAAACTGGGTTGCCGAATCTCATCTTTCCGCTCAAGCACTGGCCAATTTAAACTGGGGAAGTTTTATTACCAACAACTTAATTCCCGTAACCTTAGGAAACATTGTAGGCGGAGCACTTTTTGTAGCCGGTATTTATTGGTTTGTTTATATTAAAAATGATTTAAAACAAGAGCATTTTCCCCTAAGTTCATCCTCAAAAAATGCTGCCAAATAG